From a single Granulicella aggregans genomic region:
- a CDS encoding class I SAM-dependent methyltransferase, which yields MSNTEKFTGRVSAYVAYRERYDPEIVLPVLREWRVLEPDWLIADIGAGTGMLSDVFLASGNRVLAIEPNAEMRQACAQLHPANPNLSIIDGTAEATGLASASVDVVAVGRALHWFNLEATLPEFRRILKPNGWVIILAFGRSKEGREENIAYEDFLRPFTQDGEGTRVTYAVYQRLKDHFPGDEFHHKEIPGEMSLDWDALRGLTLSLSHAPLPGTPQFAPFEASLTRYFDRYQQDGRITLTTRYWINAARFNQAL from the coding sequence ATGAGCAACACCGAAAAGTTCACCGGCCGCGTCTCCGCCTACGTCGCCTACCGCGAACGCTACGACCCCGAGATCGTCCTCCCCGTCCTCCGCGAGTGGCGCGTCCTCGAACCCGACTGGCTCATCGCCGACATCGGCGCAGGCACCGGCATGTTGTCCGACGTCTTCCTCGCCAGCGGCAATCGCGTCCTCGCCATCGAACCCAACGCCGAGATGCGCCAGGCCTGCGCGCAACTCCACCCCGCCAACCCCAATCTCTCAATCATCGACGGCACCGCCGAAGCCACCGGCCTCGCCAGCGCCTCCGTCGATGTCGTCGCCGTAGGCCGCGCCCTGCACTGGTTCAACCTCGAAGCCACCCTGCCCGAGTTCCGCCGCATCCTCAAGCCGAATGGCTGGGTCATCATCCTCGCCTTCGGCCGTTCCAAAGAGGGCAGGGAAGAGAACATCGCCTACGAAGACTTTCTCCGCCCCTTCACCCAGGATGGCGAAGGGACCCGCGTCACCTACGCCGTATACCAGCGCCTCAAAGACCACTTCCCCGGCGACGAGTTCCACCACAAGGAGATCCCGGGAGAGATGTCGCTCGATTGGGACGCCCTCCGTGGCCTAACCCTCTCGCTCTCGCACGCGCCGCTGCCCGGTACGCCACAGTTCGCGCCCTTCGAGGCTTCCCTGACCCGCTACTTCGACAGATATCAGCAGGATGGCAGGATCACCCTCACCACCCGCTACTGGATCAACGCCGCTCGCTTCAACCAAGCCCTCTAA
- a CDS encoding ABC transporter ATP-binding protein, whose translation MPIVELHNVRKVYDTKVAVHGLSFKIEPGTMFGLLGPNGSGKTSSIRMMIGITVPDSGSVTLLGQPFDRRNLNRVGYLPEERGLYKKMNVLDQLVFLGQLHGLDAATAKKRSLIWCERMEISEAIPKKTEELSKGMQQKIQFIASLLHEPDLIIMDEPFSGLDPVNATLLQDTLVDLRKEGKAVLFSTHRMDQVEKLCDEIALISGGHLLLSGSMREVKSTYPRNRVQIVFEGSDAFLKHPAIEEAKNYSGHAEIKLAPSSDLASASNAVLTEALTGARVSRFEVMEPTLEEIFIERVTAQTAAQNTASATTNGVAVHA comes from the coding sequence ATGCCTATCGTCGAACTGCATAACGTCCGTAAGGTGTACGACACCAAGGTCGCCGTCCACGGACTCTCCTTCAAGATCGAACCCGGTACCATGTTCGGTCTCCTCGGCCCCAATGGCTCCGGCAAGACCTCCTCCATCCGCATGATGATCGGCATCACCGTGCCGGACTCCGGCTCGGTCACCCTCCTCGGCCAGCCCTTCGATCGCAGGAACCTGAACCGCGTCGGCTACCTGCCCGAAGAGCGCGGCCTCTACAAGAAGATGAACGTCCTCGATCAGCTCGTCTTCCTCGGCCAGCTCCACGGCCTCGACGCAGCCACAGCCAAAAAGCGCTCCCTCATCTGGTGCGAGCGCATGGAGATCTCCGAGGCCATCCCCAAGAAGACCGAAGAGCTCTCCAAGGGCATGCAGCAGAAGATCCAGTTCATCGCGTCGCTCTTGCACGAGCCTGACCTCATCATCATGGACGAGCCCTTCAGCGGCCTCGACCCCGTCAACGCAACCCTCCTTCAAGACACGTTGGTCGACCTACGCAAGGAAGGCAAAGCCGTCCTCTTCTCCACCCACCGCATGGACCAGGTTGAAAAACTCTGCGACGAGATCGCCCTGATCAGCGGCGGTCATCTCCTGCTCTCCGGCTCCATGCGCGAGGTCAAATCCACCTACCCGCGCAACCGCGTCCAGATCGTCTTCGAAGGCTCAGATGCCTTCCTGAAGCACCCCGCGATCGAAGAGGCCAAGAACTACAGCGGCCACGCCGAGATCAAACTAGCCCCATCGTCCGATCTCGCCTCCGCCTCGAACGCGGTCCTCACCGAAGCCCTCACCGGAGCCCGAGTCTCCCGCTTCGAAGTGATGGAGCCAACCTTGGAGGAGATCTTCATCGAGCGCGTTACCGCCCAGACTGCGGCCCAGAACACCGCCAGCGCCACCACGAACGGAGTCGCCGTCCATGCCTAG
- a CDS encoding ABC transporter permease, giving the protein MPSSFLHNTWLIARREYVERIRAKSFIVMTVLIPALMGGLTFAMNFATGKNAKSDVNIAIVTQDSKFGLDLQQELAKHKHPKITADVIAPPGADTRAVLEGEFKDKSLDGYLWVTPPASAHAAPTFEWKTRAKGYLNTQTELSESIRTVLTREGLAHSGMGSPDVDALMQPIDLDATTASKDSAASGEAVAFGLFFIMYFVILFYGMNVARSIIEEKTSRIFEVLLATIRPEEMMAGKVLGVGSVGLTQVGIWLLGAIALSARGLVSLGDDFAFHITARQGIFFVVFFFLGYTLYSGMAAALGAMTSSEQELQQMNIFLMLPLIACSGVVFTVVSDPSGTVAKVFSFIPFCTPLIMYVRIAVSQPPWYEIAISIAALCATIVAILWFAARIYRVGILMYGKKPNLPELLRWLKYS; this is encoded by the coding sequence ATGCCTAGCAGCTTCCTTCACAACACCTGGCTCATCGCCCGCCGCGAGTACGTCGAGCGCATCCGCGCCAAGAGCTTCATCGTCATGACCGTCCTCATTCCCGCGCTCATGGGCGGCCTCACCTTCGCGATGAACTTTGCGACCGGCAAGAACGCGAAGTCCGATGTCAACATTGCCATCGTCACCCAGGACTCGAAGTTCGGCCTCGACCTCCAGCAGGAACTCGCGAAGCACAAGCACCCGAAGATCACCGCCGATGTCATCGCGCCTCCGGGCGCAGACACCCGCGCCGTTCTCGAAGGCGAGTTCAAGGACAAGAGCCTCGATGGATATCTCTGGGTCACGCCCCCGGCATCCGCACACGCAGCCCCTACCTTTGAATGGAAGACCCGCGCCAAGGGCTACCTCAACACCCAGACCGAGCTCAGCGAATCCATCCGCACCGTCCTCACCCGCGAGGGCCTCGCCCACTCCGGCATGGGTTCGCCCGACGTCGACGCTCTCATGCAGCCCATCGACCTCGACGCCACCACCGCCAGCAAGGACTCCGCGGCCTCCGGCGAAGCCGTTGCCTTCGGCCTCTTCTTCATCATGTACTTCGTCATCCTCTTCTACGGGATGAACGTCGCCCGCTCCATCATCGAAGAGAAGACCTCGCGTATCTTCGAGGTCCTGCTCGCCACCATCAGGCCCGAAGAGATGATGGCCGGCAAGGTCCTCGGCGTCGGTTCGGTCGGCCTCACCCAGGTAGGCATCTGGCTCCTCGGAGCCATCGCGCTTAGCGCACGCGGCCTCGTATCCCTCGGTGACGACTTTGCCTTCCACATCACCGCCCGCCAGGGAATCTTCTTCGTCGTCTTCTTCTTCCTCGGCTACACGCTCTACTCCGGCATGGCCGCCGCACTTGGTGCCATGACCAGCTCCGAGCAGGAGCTGCAGCAGATGAACATCTTCCTCATGCTGCCGCTCATCGCCTGCTCGGGCGTGGTCTTCACCGTCGTCTCAGACCCCAGCGGAACCGTGGCAAAGGTCTTCTCCTTCATCCCCTTCTGTACGCCACTCATCATGTACGTCCGCATCGCGGTCAGCCAGCCACCCTGGTACGAGATCGCGATCTCCATCGCCGCGCTATGCGCCACCATCGTGGCGATCCTATGGTTCGCTGCGAGAATCTACCGCGTAGGCATCCTGATGTACGGCAAAAAGCCGAACCTACCGGAACTCCTCCGCTGGCTCAAGTACAGCTAA